The stretch of DNA TGATCGCGGTTGCACTGATCGGCGCGGCAGTTACGTTCGTCGCACCGAATCGGGTCGCTGGCAAACTCGCCTTCGCGATCAGCCTGGTGCCTGCCGCACTCAGCCTGTGGATGTTCTCTGCCTTCGACGGCGCTGGCAACGCCTTGCTCGATGGCGATCTCGCCTTCGAGTCCCAGATGGAGTGGATCCAGCTGAGCGAGTACTCGATCTCGTGGTTCGTCGGTCTCGACGGTATCAGTATGCCGCTCGTGGTGCTGACGACGATCCTCTCGACGCTCGCGATCGTGAGTTCGTGGACGCCGATCGACGAGCGGGAGTCCCAGTTCTACGGGCTCGTACTGTTCATCGAGGCGAACCTGATCGGCGTCTTCGCTGCGCTCGACTTCTTCGTCTGGTTCATCTTCTGGGAGGCCGTCCTCATCCCGATGTACCTGCTGATCGGTATCTGGGGCGGTCCGCGCCGGAAGTACGCAGCGATCAAGTTCTTCGTCTACACGAACGTGGCGTCGCTGCTGATGTTCGGTGCGTTCATCGCGCTGGTGTTCGCACTGCCCGAGGTTACGTCGTTCGCGCTGCCCGAGATCGCGACGGCGATGTTAAACGGCGGGCCGGAGGCGCTGTTCGGCGTCGCCGGCACCACCCTCGCGACGATCGTCTTCGTCGCGATGTTCATCGGATTCGCGGTGAAGGTGCCCGTCGTCCCGTTCCACACGTGGCTGCCGGACGCCCACGTCGAGGCACCGACCCCCGCGTCGGTGCTGCTGGCCGGCGTCCTGCTGAAGATGGGTACCTACGCCCTGCTCCGATTCAACTTCACCATGTTCCCGGACCAGGTCGAGGCCTACGCGGTCCCGATCGCGGCGATCGCCGTCATCAGCGTCATCTACGGCGCGATGCTGGCGCTCGCACAAACGGACCTCAAGCGGATCGTCGCCTACTCGTCGGTCTCATCGATGGGCTACGTCATCCTCGGCCTGATCGCCTACACCCAGTTCGGGGTCGGTGGCGCGACCTTCCAGATGGTCAGCCACGGTCTGATCTCCGGGCTGATGTTCATGGCGGTCGGCGTCATCTACAACGCGACTCACACCCGGATGGTCACGGACATGTCCGGGATGGCAGACCGGATGCCCGTCGCCGTCGGCATCCTCGTGGCCGGCGCGTTCGGCTACATGGGACTGCCGCTGATGAGCGGGTTCTACGGCGAGTTCACGATCTTCTTCGGCGCGTTCCAGTCCGAACTGCTCGCGTACGCGCCGGTGTTTACGTCGCTGGCGATGTTCGGCATCGTCATCGTCGCCGGCTACCTGCTCTTTGCGCTCCAGCGCACCGTCTTCGGACCGTACAACCTGGAAACCGACTACGAGGTGAGCCGAGCACCGCTGCACGACGTCGCACCGATGTTCGTGTTGCTCGGACTCATCATCCTGCTGGGGGTCGCCCCCGAACTGATCTTCGACATGATAACCGACGCAGTCGACCCGATCCTCGAGAACGGAGGTGAACTGTGATGTTGCCCGTCGAACTCGGCGAGTGGGCAGCACTCTCGCCGGCGCTGATACTCGCGGCGACGGCGCTCGTGCTGTTCCTCATCGACAGCATCTCGCCGCGCTCGTCGAGCCGTAGCCTGCTCGCGGGCACTGCGGCGGTGGGTTCGCTCGTCTCGCTCGGCGTCGCCGTCTGGTTCACCGTGGCCGGCGTCGGCACGCCGGGAATGGACGGCGGACGTGGCGTCATCACGCTGTTCGACGGTCAGTTCGTCGTCGACCAGATGGCGCTGTTCTTCATGATCGTCGTCGCGGTCGTCACCGCGCTGGTCGCGGTCGCGAGCTACGACTACATGGAGGGCCACGCCTACCAGGCCGAGTACTACTCGCTGATGGTGCTCGCGGCGACCGGGATGTCGCTGATGGCGGCCGCCAACAGCCTCGTGACGATCTTCATCGCACTCGAGTTGGCGAGTCTGCCGTCCTACGCGCTCGTTTCCATCCTGAAGGACAACCGCGGTAGCGTCGAGGGCGGCCTGAAGTACTTCCTGATCGGCGCGCTGTCGTCGGCGATCTTCGTCTACGGCATCTCGCTGGTCTACGGCGCGACCGGCCACCTGCAACTGGACCTGATCGCCGACGAGATCGCCGTCCTCGCCGACGAGGGCGCCGGTTACGGCGGCCTGCTCGGGCTCGGCATCCTGATGATGATCGGCGGCTTCGCGTTCAAGACCGCGAGTGTCCCGTTCCACTTCTGGGCACCCGAGGCCTACGAGGGCGCGCCCGCACCGATCAGCGCCTTCCTCTCCTCGGCGTCGAAGGCCGCCGGCTTCGTGATCGCGTTCCGCGTGTTCACGACGGCGTTCCCGCTCGAGCCGACCGGCGCCTTGATCGGCGTCGACTGGACGCTCGCGTTCGTCATCCTCGCGATCGTGACGATGACGGTCGGGAACTTCGCCGCTGCGACCCAGACGAACGTCAAGCGGATGCTCGCGTACTCGTCGATCGGTCACGCCGGCTACGCCTTGATCGGGCTGGCCGGTCTCACCGCCGACGGTGGTGAACTCGTGATGGGTGCGGCGATGATGCACCTGCTCGTCTACGGCTTCATGAATACGGGTGCGTTCCTGTTCGTCGCCCTCGCGGAGTACTGGGGCGTCGGCCGCACCTTCGAGGACTACAACGGACTCGCGAAACAGGCGCCGGTCGCCTGCGTCGCGCTCGGTATCTTCATGTTCAGCCTCGCGGGTATTCCGCCGCTCGGCGGCTTCTGGAGCAAGTACTTCCTCTTTACGGGTGCAATCAGCGTCGGTAGCACTGCGATGCTGATCGTCGCGGCTGCACTCGTGGTAAACAGCGCGCTCTCGCTGTACTACTACTCGCGGCTGGTCAAGGCCGTCTGGATCGAGGAGCCGGTCGCCGGCCGAGACACGCTGTCACAGCCGACCGGAATCTACGCCGCGATCGTCTTCGCGGCCGTGATGACGGTCGTCCTGCTGCCAGCCTTCGGCCCCGTTTCCGAGGCGGCGATCGACGCCGCTGCGTACGTAATCTGATCGGCTTTCGCCAGCCTGCTTTTCGCTTCTGACCACTGTAAGCGGCGATTACCGACAGTTCTACGCTCGAGTGGACCGGTACCTTTTCCCCGAAGCGATTACAACCCGCAACAAATGGTTTTCCGGCTCGTGCTCGGGTGCGGGACCGTCGGTCGTCACGTCGTCACACGGCTGTCCGAACGTGGCGGCCCCGACGACCGGCTACTCGTCCTTACGGGCGACGAGAGCGTCGTCGAGACGCTCAGAGACGAGAGCATCCCCGCACGCCAGGCGACGCCGAGCGACCACGACGCCCTCGAGAACGTCGACCCGCCGGACGTCGTCTTCGTCGGTGGCGACCGGACCGACGTCAACCGGGCGGTCCTCGAGATGGCGCGGGAGCGGTTTCCGGACGCCGAGATCGTCGCCTACCTCGGGGGGAACCCGACGCCGAGCGATCGGGCGGCCTTCGACGCCGCTGCGGATTGCGTCGTCGGCACCGAGGAACCGATCGTCGACGAGGTGCTTGAGCGGACGACGACGCCGGTCGCGGAACGAGCGATCCGGCTTCGCCGGCAACTCGAGTCGATCGACGGCCGACTCGCGGTGGTGATGCACAACAACCCTGATCCGGACGCGATCGGGAGCGCGGTGGCGCTTTCCAACGTCGCCGAATCGGTCGGTCTCGAGGCGGACCCCTGCTATTTCGGCGAGATCTCCCACCAGGAGAACCGGGCGATGGTCAACCTGCTCGACCTGGATCTGCGGAATCTGGAGCCGGAAGAGTCACTCGAGGAGTACGCCGCGTTCGCGCTGGTCGATCACTCCAGACCCGGCGTCAACGACGAGCTTTCGCCGGACCTTCACGTCGACGTCGTCATCGATCACCACCCACCACGCGGGCCGGTCCCCGGCGAGTTCGTCGATCTCCGGGAAGGGGTCGGTGCGACGAGCACGCTGTTGACCGAGTACGTCGACCGCTTCGGGATCCCGTTCGATCCGGCGACGGCGACGGCGCTACTCTACGGCATCCGGGTCGACACGAACGACTTCTCCAGGGAGGTAGCGCCGGCGGACTTCGAGGCGGCGTCGATCCTGCGCCCGCACGCCGATACGTCCGTCTTACGCCAGATCGAACAGCCGACGGTCGAGGGCGATACCCTGGAGACGATCGCTCGAGCGATCAAGAACAGAGACCAGCGTGACTCCGTCGCGGTCGCAAGCGTCGGCCGGATCTCAAATCGGGACGCGCTGCCACAGGCGGCCGAGCAGTTGCTCGCGATGGAAGCCGTCGAGACGACGCTCGTGTTCGGTTTCCGTGACGAGATGGCGTATCTCTCGGCACGCTCGCGTGCGAACGACGTCGACCTCGGAGAGACGCTCCGGGATGCGTTCGACCAGATCGGCAGCGCCGGTGGCCACGCAGATATGGCCGGCGCACAGCTCGAGATCGGGATCCTGGCGGAAATCGACGACGGCGACGAAGCCGATTCGATCGTCAGCGTCGTCGAGGAAGTGATTACGAACCGTTTTTTCGAGGGAATACGGACACAGCCGGGCGTACCGGTCGGAGCCTACGACGGGGCAAGCGAGTGGCTGTTTACGGTCTCGGACGCCGAGAGCGAAGCGGAAGCCGACGACGGGGGGTGAGGACGCAGTACTTTTGCATACGGCCCCGTTACTGGGGTGTATGGAGGTCGTGTCGGACCAGAAGAAACCCCAGGTCGAGGAGTACATGACCCGGGACGTCGCCACAGTATCGCCCGATGCGACCGTCGGGACAGTCGCGACGCGAATCGCCGAAAGCGACGAACACAACGGGTTTCCCGTCTGCGAACGCCGACGCGTCGAGGGCTTTGTCAGTGCTCGAGACCTGCTGCTGGCAGACGACGACGAGCCGATTTTCAAGGTGATGACTGCCGACCTGCTCGTCGCTCACCCCGAGATGAAGGTGACCGACGCGGCTCGCGTCATCCTCCGATCGGGAGTCCAGAAACTCCCCGTCGTCGACGACGCGGGCAACCTCGTGGGGATCATCTCGAACGCCGACGTCATCCGCAGCCAGATCGAGCGAGCGACCCCCGAGAAGGTCGGGAAACTGCTGCGAACGTTAGAGGAGATCCACGGCGTCAACCTCGAGCAGGAACGTCGCACCGTCCCGATCGGAGAACTCACACCCACCCAGGGAAAGGTGTACGCGGACGAACTCGAGGGACGTCGCTACGAACTCGAGCGTGGACTGGCCGAACCGCTGGTGGTCATCGACAACGCCGGTACGCTGTTGCTCGCGGACGGCCACCACCGCGTGCTCGCGGCGGATCGCCTCGATATCGACGAGATGGACGCCTACGTTATCGTTATCGACCACCAGATCGATCTCGGGATGGCACGGACCGCCGAGAAGGAGAACCTAGAACGGATCGACGACATCGAGGTCGTCGACTACGCGCGGCATCCGCTGGTCCGGACGACGAAGCGACTGCAGTTCGAATAGCTCACTCGTCGCGTTCGATAACGAACGTCGTGAACGCCTCGAGTTCCTGTATCGTCTCGTCGTCGAACGCGACGGCGTCGAGTTCCGCACGGGCATTGGCAGCCAGATCCAGCGCCCGTTCGCGGGCGTACTCGATACTGCCCGCTTCCTCGAGAATCGACAGCGCCTCGAGGACCTCCTCGTCCGTGTTCTCGTCGGCCTCGAGGAGTTCGCCGAGTCGCCTGGCTTTTTCGGGTGGACTCTCCTCGAGTGCGTGGATAACCAGCAGGGTCTTTTTGCCCTCGCGGACGTCGTTGCCGAACTCCTTGCCGAAGTCGCCGGCCCGACCCAGCGAGTTCTCGACGTCCAGAATGTCGTCGCCGATCTGGAAGGCGACGGCGGTCAGTTCCGCGTAGCTGGCGACGGCCTCCTCGACCTCGGCGGGCTGATCCGTGATGATCGCGGCCAGCCGTGCGACGATCCGGGCGAGACAGCCGGTCTTGCAGGCACACATCTCGAGGTACTCCTCGGTGCCGACGGGAGTGTCACACTCGTTGTGCCAGTAGATGTCCATTCCCTGTCCGAGGTGTGTCCGGTTGAGTTCGTACATCAGCATCTCGTAGGCGGCCAGCCGCTGTTCGGCCGGGAGATCGGCCGGATTCTCCGTCAGGATCTTCAGCGGCAGGAAGTACATCGCGTTGCCGGCGTTCAACGCGACGTCCTGTCCGTAGACGTGGTGGAGCGCGGGCCCGCCACGTCGTTTCGTCGCCCCGTCTTCGACGTCGTCGACGATGATCGTCCCGTTGTGGAGGATCTCCGGAATGCAGGCGTATGGCAGATACTCTTCCGGATCCTCTCCGAACCCGTCGACGAAGACCAGAAAGAGTACTGCACGCCATCGTTTCCCGCCTCGATCCAGAAGCTCCCAGAGCGGATCCGCGAGCGCCTGCTGGATGCTCTCGCTGTCGTACTCGTACGTGGGTTCGCCAAAGAACGACTCGAGGTAATCGTCGTCGATCTCCCGTGGGACGAGGTCAGCGATGGCCTCGTCGACTGCCGGCCGCCACTCGGCAAGCGTCTCCCGCATACTCCCCTCGAGAGGTACCGGGGTAAAAAAGATTCTCAGTTTCGCGCGATACTGTGGGCATTCCGGAAGGTATCGCTCCGTTGGCTTTGCGACCTTCCCATCGTGTTTCGAAACGAAAAAAAGCGGTACAGTTACCATACCACAGTCCCACGCATCCCCCATGACGACCTGGATCGGTGACTTGTTCACCAGTGACGTCGGCTGGAACCACCTCGAGGGACTGGTCGACATCGGCAACCGGATGGCAGGAAGCGACGGTGAACGCGAAGCAGCGGAACTGACCCGCGACGCGCTCGAAGTCGTCGGCGCGCGAAACACCCGTCTCGAGACGTTCGACATTCAGGGCTGGACGCGCGGCGACAGCGCCGTCCTCGCGGGCGACGAGGAACTCGACTGTATCGCGCTCCCACGTAGTCCCGACGACGAAGCGACCGCACCGCTGGTGGACCTCGGCTACGGCCTCCCGTCGGACTTCGAGGCGGCCGACCTCGAGGGGAAAGT from Natronobacterium texcoconense encodes:
- a CDS encoding NADH-quinone oxidoreductase subunit N, whose protein sequence is MLPVELGEWAALSPALILAATALVLFLIDSISPRSSSRSLLAGTAAVGSLVSLGVAVWFTVAGVGTPGMDGGRGVITLFDGQFVVDQMALFFMIVVAVVTALVAVASYDYMEGHAYQAEYYSLMVLAATGMSLMAAANSLVTIFIALELASLPSYALVSILKDNRGSVEGGLKYFLIGALSSAIFVYGISLVYGATGHLQLDLIADEIAVLADEGAGYGGLLGLGILMMIGGFAFKTASVPFHFWAPEAYEGAPAPISAFLSSASKAAGFVIAFRVFTTAFPLEPTGALIGVDWTLAFVILAIVTMTVGNFAAATQTNVKRMLAYSSIGHAGYALIGLAGLTADGGELVMGAAMMHLLVYGFMNTGAFLFVALAEYWGVGRTFEDYNGLAKQAPVACVALGIFMFSLAGIPPLGGFWSKYFLFTGAISVGSTAMLIVAAALVVNSALSLYYYSRLVKAVWIEEPVAGRDTLSQPTGIYAAIVFAAVMTVVLLPAFGPVSEAAIDAAAYVI
- a CDS encoding complex I subunit 4 family protein; translation: MMIEALIAVALIGAAVTFVAPNRVAGKLAFAISLVPAALSLWMFSAFDGAGNALLDGDLAFESQMEWIQLSEYSISWFVGLDGISMPLVVLTTILSTLAIVSSWTPIDERESQFYGLVLFIEANLIGVFAALDFFVWFIFWEAVLIPMYLLIGIWGGPRRKYAAIKFFVYTNVASLLMFGAFIALVFALPEVTSFALPEIATAMLNGGPEALFGVAGTTLATIVFVAMFIGFAVKVPVVPFHTWLPDAHVEAPTPASVLLAGVLLKMGTYALLRFNFTMFPDQVEAYAVPIAAIAVISVIYGAMLALAQTDLKRIVAYSSVSSMGYVILGLIAYTQFGVGGATFQMVSHGLISGLMFMAVGVIYNATHTRMVTDMSGMADRMPVAVGILVAGAFGYMGLPLMSGFYGEFTIFFGAFQSELLAYAPVFTSLAMFGIVIVAGYLLFALQRTVFGPYNLETDYEVSRAPLHDVAPMFVLLGLIILLGVAPELIFDMITDAVDPILENGGEL
- a CDS encoding polyprenyl synthetase family protein, whose product is MRETLAEWRPAVDEAIADLVPREIDDDYLESFFGEPTYEYDSESIQQALADPLWELLDRGGKRWRAVLFLVFVDGFGEDPEEYLPYACIPEILHNGTIIVDDVEDGATKRRGGPALHHVYGQDVALNAGNAMYFLPLKILTENPADLPAEQRLAAYEMLMYELNRTHLGQGMDIYWHNECDTPVGTEEYLEMCACKTGCLARIVARLAAIITDQPAEVEEAVASYAELTAVAFQIGDDILDVENSLGRAGDFGKEFGNDVREGKKTLLVIHALEESPPEKARRLGELLEADENTDEEVLEALSILEEAGSIEYARERALDLAANARAELDAVAFDDETIQELEAFTTFVIERDE
- a CDS encoding DHH family phosphoesterase encodes the protein MVFRLVLGCGTVGRHVVTRLSERGGPDDRLLVLTGDESVVETLRDESIPARQATPSDHDALENVDPPDVVFVGGDRTDVNRAVLEMARERFPDAEIVAYLGGNPTPSDRAAFDAAADCVVGTEEPIVDEVLERTTTPVAERAIRLRRQLESIDGRLAVVMHNNPDPDAIGSAVALSNVAESVGLEADPCYFGEISHQENRAMVNLLDLDLRNLEPEESLEEYAAFALVDHSRPGVNDELSPDLHVDVVIDHHPPRGPVPGEFVDLREGVGATSTLLTEYVDRFGIPFDPATATALLYGIRVDTNDFSREVAPADFEAASILRPHADTSVLRQIEQPTVEGDTLETIARAIKNRDQRDSVAVASVGRISNRDALPQAAEQLLAMEAVETTLVFGFRDEMAYLSARSRANDVDLGETLRDAFDQIGSAGGHADMAGAQLEIGILAEIDDGDEADSIVSVVEEVITNRFFEGIRTQPGVPVGAYDGASEWLFTVSDAESEAEADDGG
- a CDS encoding CBS domain-containing protein, giving the protein MEVVSDQKKPQVEEYMTRDVATVSPDATVGTVATRIAESDEHNGFPVCERRRVEGFVSARDLLLADDDEPIFKVMTADLLVAHPEMKVTDAARVILRSGVQKLPVVDDAGNLVGIISNADVIRSQIERATPEKVGKLLRTLEEIHGVNLEQERRTVPIGELTPTQGKVYADELEGRRYELERGLAEPLVVIDNAGTLLLADGHHRVLAADRLDIDEMDAYVIVIDHQIDLGMARTAEKENLERIDDIEVVDYARHPLVRTTKRLQFE